CTTACTTGGTGATTTCTTCGCATTTTTGAATTAAGACGAAGTCAGCCGGTTCAACCAGGATGGAACCATCCGGAAAAACAATGGTCGGCACACTTCGATTACCCTTGTTAGTCCGTTCGACGAAGGTACAGGCAGAAGGATCCCGTTCGATATCAATCCAGGTGTAAGAAACCTTTTGCCTGTCCAGAATAGCCCTGGAGCGGGAGGTATGGGGGCACCATGAGGTGCCGTATAGTTTCGTCACTTCAGCCATATGATCTTACCTTCTCGCGATTCCGTCAATAATATCTTAGCCCAGAATTCGTGGAAGTGTTAGTAAACGGCCTAGCTTGAATCTGCTTCCTTTACAAGCCTTGAAGTTGAAGGTTAAAATAGTCTGGATTCTGCGGGTGTAACTCAGTTGGTAGAGTGCCTGCTTCCCAAGCAGGTTGTCGCGGGTTCGAGTCCCGTCACCCGCTCCATCATTTCAGCTTTGAGTGGCCAACCAATTCATCGTACCAGTGAGCCGCGTTCGACTTCCCCACTGACGACAGATCCGGGCCGAATCAACGCGCCATCACCGATCAGCGTGCCCGGATTTATCGAGACGTTTATTCCGGTTTGAACGTTATCACCGATAATCGCTCCAAATTTATGCAAACCGGTATCAACATGGCCGCTCCTTATATTGCGGTGATCGAACCGAAGGTTGGCGACCTTGGTGCCCGCCCCAAAGTTACAATTTTCACCAATCACACTGTCGCCGACATAACTGAGGTGCGGAATCTTGGTGCCAGACATGATTATCGAATTCTTGATCTCGACCGAAGCGCCGATACGACATCCATTGCCAATTGCCGTCGAACCGCGGATATAACAGTTGGGGCCGATATCGCAGTTCTCCCCGATAATCACGGGCCCGGTGATATAAGAGCCGGAACGGATCCTGGTGTTTTTTCCTAAGACACAACGACCTTCAATGTGAGCCCCCGGTTCGATCGCGCCTTCACAACCCGATTCCATCCCAGACAATATTATTTCATTGACTCTCAAGAGTTCCCAGGGATAACTCACGGTCAGCCAATAGTTAATAGGCTGACAGGCAACGCCAGATCCATCATTGATCAGAATCTCCAGCGATCTGGTGATTTCAAACTGACCCCGGGGGGATTTTTCGGTGCGGTCGATAGCCTGGAAAATGGCTTCGGTAAATAGGTAAGTACCTGCGTTAGCGAGTTTTGAAGTAGCGTACTCCGGCTTTTCCAGAATGCTTTTAACCCGGCCGTTTTCAACCTCGATGATTCCAAGACCGGTCGTGTCGTTGACTTCTTGTACCGCGATGGAGGTCGACGGAAAGCTTGCCAACCGTTCGATGTCTGCTTTACCAATGATCCCATCACCATTCAATACGATGAAGCGATCACCTACCATCCCCTGCGCCAACTTTATAGCACTGGCGGTACCAGTCGCCTCTGCCTGGATGAAATAGGAAATTCGGACTTTCCAGCGGGTCCCGTCACCAAAGTAGTCCCTGATTGAACCCTCTCTATAACCGATGATGAAAGCAAATTCAGTAATTCCAGCTGCGATGCACTCCAATAAAAGCCATTCAAGAATGGGTTTATTTGCTACCGTTATCATGGGTTTGGGACGCGTAAAGGTCAGGGGCTTCATGCGCCTGCCTTCTCCCGCCGCCAGAATTACCGCCTTTAAGAGGCTATTCTCCCGGTCTGTCTCCCGTTTTGCCTGAATCATTCAGAAACCCAACTTCCCGATTTCGATAAGGCGAAAGATGCGTTAAACGATTCTAATTTGTTGAAGAATTCCTGTCAAAACGCGCATATGTGCGTTCCGGCCGAAGGATTGTTTTTGTGATTCCAGTCCGTGCCATCAGGTTCTCTCAGCGGAAGGTCGAGGTCTCGTCAAATAGACTGTATACGGAAAATAAGTTGGATAGGTATTACACCTGAACCCGAAAAAGCGATTATTTTTCGGCGTTCTGGCGGGGACGACGGGAGCGAACTGCGGTCTTGACCTTTATGTCTAGTTGGGGATAGACCGAGGGCAAGAGTTGCTTGGTTTCCTGGGTAATTTCTTCCAGCCGGTCAAGGATAAGAACATTCCGGGCATCACGAGCATCTCCCTGGGAGTTCTGATCCGGGGCTAGATTGTTGCATTGAGCTCTAAGCGAATAATATTCGCTGGTAAGCCTGATCAGTTGTAAACGCGCTTCTTCGGTGGCGGAGTGTTCGGCCGCCAGGCTGTTTTGATTTTGTTCCATAATTCCTCTGGCTCTTGAAAAGGAATTATACCCGTCAAATATGTTGGTAACAGCCCTACGTTGGTACCATTTTTGGCCAATCCCCTAGGTAAACCAGTAAACTTTCGTAAAATGGTCTATTGCCTCGCCAGGTTACGGCCTCCAGGCCACCAGTTGTATTTCCCAAGTACTCTCGCCAAGGCGGGTACCAATAGAGCCCGTGCGATGAAGGTGTCGAGGATGATGCCGAGGGCTATAGCCATTCCGATCTGATGAACCATTTGGAGCGGCGAAAGAATAAGTACGCTAAATGTGCCGGCCAGTATAATTCCGCAGGTGCTGATGACGCCACCGGTGTGGGTCACGGCAGTGTCCACGGCTTGCCTAGTAGGAACGGAAGCAGCTTCTTCCCTGATCCTGGACATCAGGAACAGGTTGTAATCCGCGCCGACGGCCACGAGCATGATGAAAATGAAAAGCGGCAGTACATATATAATCGGTTCTTTAGATACGT
This is a stretch of genomic DNA from Dehalogenimonas etheniformans. It encodes these proteins:
- a CDS encoding glutaredoxin domain-containing protein → MAEVTKLYGTSWCPHTSRSRAILDRQKVSYTWIDIERDPSACTFVERTNKGNRSVPTIVFPDGSILVEPADFVLIQKCEEITK
- the glmU gene encoding bifunctional sugar-1-phosphate nucleotidylyltransferase/acetyltransferase, with translation MIQAKRETDRENSLLKAVILAAGEGRRMKPLTFTRPKPMITVANKPILEWLLLECIAAGITEFAFIIGYREGSIRDYFGDGTRWKVRISYFIQAEATGTASAIKLAQGMVGDRFIVLNGDGIIGKADIERLASFPSTSIAVQEVNDTTGLGIIEVENGRVKSILEKPEYATSKLANAGTYLFTEAIFQAIDRTEKSPRGQFEITRSLEILINDGSGVACQPINYWLTVSYPWELLRVNEIILSGMESGCEGAIEPGAHIEGRCVLGKNTRIRSGSYITGPVIIGENCDIGPNCYIRGSTAIGNGCRIGASVEIKNSIIMSGTKIPHLSYVGDSVIGENCNFGAGTKVANLRFDHRNIRSGHVDTGLHKFGAIIGDNVQTGINVSINPGTLIGDGALIRPGSVVSGEVERGSLVR